The following proteins are co-located in the Paenibacillus sp. JNUCC32 genome:
- the glnA gene encoding type I glutamate--ammonia ligase: MSVEKVLQTIKENNIEWVDFRFVDLSGRVHHISLPASEVDEETFVNGVAFDGSSIPGFRGIEESDMVMMPDPESCYIDPFTAHPTLNIMSNIYTPEGDAYERDPRGIAARAEQYLQEAGIGTAAFFAPESEFFLFDEVRYESSMNSSSYFVDSEEAQWNTNRKEEGGNLGFKVGVKGGYVPVAPVDTQQDIRSEMCRLLDEAGLRVERHHHEVATAGQAEINFRFDTLKKTADNLLIYKYIVHNTARQYGKTATFMPKPLFGDNGSGMHVHQSIFDGDTPLFYEKGAYANLSETALHYIGGILYHAPALIALTNPSTNSFKRLVPGYEAPVNLVFSKGNRSAAVRIPVAAVTPKGCRIEFRTPDSTANPYLAFSAMLMAGLDGIKRKVDPTALGYGPFDKNIYELSDAEKKEIRSVPGSLDEALDALQADYEFLTEGGVFTQEFLENFIDFKRAEAKAVNIRVHPHEYSLYYDI; the protein is encoded by the coding sequence ATGTCGGTAGAGAAAGTATTGCAAACCATTAAAGAGAACAATATTGAGTGGGTCGATTTTCGTTTTGTAGACTTGTCGGGACGGGTGCATCACATTAGCTTGCCGGCTTCAGAAGTAGACGAAGAAACTTTCGTGAACGGGGTAGCGTTTGATGGATCTTCTATTCCAGGATTCCGCGGCATTGAAGAATCGGATATGGTCATGATGCCTGATCCGGAGTCTTGCTATATTGATCCGTTTACTGCACACCCTACACTTAACATTATGAGCAACATCTATACTCCGGAAGGCGATGCTTATGAGCGTGACCCGCGCGGAATCGCGGCTCGTGCCGAGCAATACCTTCAAGAAGCCGGCATCGGAACGGCAGCCTTCTTCGCACCGGAATCCGAGTTCTTTCTATTCGATGAAGTCCGCTATGAAAGCTCCATGAACAGCTCCAGCTACTTCGTAGACTCCGAGGAAGCACAGTGGAATACGAACCGCAAGGAAGAAGGCGGCAACCTGGGATTCAAAGTAGGGGTTAAGGGCGGATATGTTCCTGTAGCGCCAGTGGATACTCAACAGGATATCCGAAGCGAAATGTGCCGTCTCCTCGACGAAGCAGGTCTTCGCGTTGAGCGTCATCACCATGAGGTGGCAACTGCCGGCCAGGCCGAAATCAATTTCCGTTTCGATACATTGAAGAAAACAGCTGACAATTTGTTGATCTATAAATATATCGTGCATAACACAGCCCGCCAATACGGCAAAACGGCTACGTTCATGCCGAAGCCATTGTTCGGGGATAACGGTAGCGGCATGCACGTTCACCAATCCATTTTCGACGGCGACACTCCGCTGTTCTACGAAAAAGGCGCTTATGCGAACCTGAGTGAAACGGCGCTGCACTACATCGGCGGTATTCTGTACCATGCGCCTGCCTTGATCGCTTTGACGAATCCGAGCACCAACTCGTTCAAACGTCTGGTACCAGGCTATGAAGCACCGGTTAACCTCGTATTCTCCAAGGGCAACCGTTCTGCCGCAGTACGGATTCCGGTTGCTGCCGTAACGCCTAAAGGCTGCCGCATCGAGTTCCGCACACCGGACTCCACTGCGAACCCTTATCTTGCGTTCTCTGCTATGCTGATGGCCGGTCTGGACGGGATCAAGCGCAAAGTCGATCCTACCGCGCTCGGTTACGGACCATTCGATAAAAACATTTACGAACTGTCCGACGCCGAGAAGAAGGAAATCCGAAGCGTACCGGGTTCCCTGGACGAGGCATTGGATGCACTTCAAGCAGACTATGAGTTCTTGACAGAGGGCGGCGTATTCACGCAAGAATTCCTCGAGAACTTCATCGACTTCAAGCGTGCCGAAGCCAAAGCGGTTAACATCCGCGTTCATCCGCACGAGTACTCCCTGTACTACGATATCTAA
- a CDS encoding LacI family DNA-binding transcriptional regulator, with protein MALNIKTIAKMAGVSVSTVSKIINNYSDVSDETKARVLEIMRETGYTPSNSAKTLATKKSNLIGVIFAGKLNVDFTHPFFVEVLNSFKKQMGVLGYDLLFFSNEKFQGEDADYLGRCRHYQVDGCVIISGEEIEPSIKELDESDIPCIGVDIELFGEMSGHIMSDNYKMSSKVVEHFYLQGFRDLGFIGGSKESEISNMREAGYRNAMESFGLPARAEWFLNGDDFYEASGYKAMTRLIKAGSLPRAIFAASDQIAIGAIQALQEHGLNVPDDMSIIGCDDIEACKYTTPKLTTIRQNKEKIGRLAALMLYDLIHKQSPVSSFVVEPELIVRESCGSNTHHYGYFG; from the coding sequence ATGGCGTTAAACATCAAAACAATCGCTAAAATGGCAGGGGTCTCCGTATCGACCGTCTCCAAAATTATCAACAACTACAGTGATGTATCCGATGAGACCAAAGCTCGCGTGTTGGAAATTATGAGAGAAACGGGATATACCCCTTCCAATTCCGCAAAAACGTTAGCAACCAAAAAGTCCAATCTAATCGGCGTCATCTTTGCGGGAAAGCTGAACGTTGATTTTACCCACCCGTTTTTTGTTGAGGTGCTGAATTCTTTTAAGAAGCAGATGGGCGTTCTCGGCTATGATCTGCTGTTTTTTTCGAACGAGAAATTCCAAGGGGAGGATGCCGACTATCTCGGACGGTGCCGCCATTATCAGGTAGACGGCTGCGTCATTATATCCGGCGAGGAAATCGAGCCCTCGATTAAGGAGCTGGATGAGAGCGATATTCCCTGCATCGGGGTGGATATTGAGCTGTTCGGCGAAATGTCGGGTCATATCATGTCCGACAATTACAAGATGTCCTCGAAGGTCGTGGAGCATTTCTATCTCCAGGGCTTCCGAGACTTGGGCTTCATTGGAGGCAGCAAGGAGTCCGAAATCTCCAACATGCGAGAGGCGGGTTATCGCAACGCCATGGAAAGCTTCGGCCTTCCGGCCCGCGCGGAGTGGTTCCTGAACGGGGATGATTTCTATGAGGCCAGCGGATATAAAGCGATGACCCGGCTGATTAAGGCAGGATCCCTGCCCCGCGCCATTTTTGCAGCCTCGGATCAGATTGCCATCGGCGCCATCCAAGCGCTTCAAGAACATGGTCTGAATGTCCCTGACGACATGTCGATCATCGGCTGCGACGATATCGAGGCATGCAAGTACACAACGCCTAAACTAACGACGATTCGGCAAAACAAAGAGAAAATCGGCCGCTTGGCGGCACTCATGCTCTACGACCTCATCCATAAACAGTCCCCCGTCAGTTCCTTTGTCGTCGAGCCCGAACTCATCGTCCGCGAATCTTGCGGGAGCAACACGCATCACTATGGGTATTTCGGATAA
- a CDS encoding ABC transporter substrate-binding protein: MIKKLSALLLAGALTFSLAACGSSDSADQGAPAKGDKKVIKILHWKQDNINKAIEEINKKFEEKYPEYTVEYTTTGPDDEYKQAQRARITANDVDVLADLSGMRLSPQEWTPGAKVPDWQQWIDTGLIADLSDQAFIKNYNANDIEKAGTYNDKVYAVPTGKVAMSGLFYNKEIFEQNGLSVPKTWSEFMKLNDDLKAKGITPIVVAGKDVWPLKLPVFALQAKILGGGDQQKWIEGVWKGETAYNDEEAIEVLEKMKTLQDNYMIDGFMGIDYATAPSYFATGKAAMLADGSWDAPTVAAANPELKFGYFPLPATEDAAKNASFVGKYDVTWYAAEKGPNKEGALKWLEFFSEPENYTTFVKAAGFIPTQDNIQTESDFIDNELTPYLGEFELAYEIMMINRQNIGEHLAAEGVHTEFLAPGGPYKTAKELADIQQKEWEAAAPK, from the coding sequence ATGATTAAGAAGTTATCAGCATTACTTTTGGCTGGCGCTCTAACCTTCTCGCTGGCAGCTTGCGGAAGCAGCGATTCAGCCGATCAAGGCGCACCTGCCAAAGGCGATAAAAAGGTCATCAAAATTTTACACTGGAAACAAGATAACATCAATAAAGCGATTGAAGAGATCAATAAGAAATTTGAAGAGAAGTATCCCGAGTATACGGTAGAGTATACCACTACGGGTCCGGATGACGAATACAAGCAGGCGCAGAGAGCAAGAATCACCGCCAATGACGTGGACGTCCTGGCCGATTTGTCGGGAATGAGACTCTCCCCGCAGGAATGGACGCCGGGCGCTAAAGTACCCGATTGGCAGCAATGGATCGATACCGGATTGATTGCGGATTTATCCGACCAAGCCTTCATTAAGAATTATAACGCAAACGATATCGAAAAAGCCGGAACTTATAACGATAAAGTATATGCCGTTCCTACAGGCAAGGTTGCGATGTCCGGTCTCTTCTACAATAAAGAAATCTTCGAGCAGAACGGCTTAAGCGTTCCGAAAACGTGGTCGGAGTTTATGAAGCTGAACGATGACTTGAAAGCCAAAGGCATCACACCGATTGTTGTAGCAGGTAAAGACGTATGGCCTTTGAAACTTCCGGTGTTCGCCCTGCAGGCCAAAATCCTGGGCGGCGGAGACCAGCAGAAATGGATCGAGGGCGTGTGGAAGGGCGAGACGGCTTATAACGATGAAGAAGCCATCGAGGTTTTGGAAAAAATGAAGACGCTTCAAGACAATTACATGATCGACGGCTTCATGGGGATCGATTATGCAACGGCGCCTTCCTATTTTGCAACAGGAAAAGCTGCGATGCTGGCTGACGGCTCTTGGGATGCCCCAACCGTTGCGGCAGCTAATCCAGAGTTGAAATTCGGTTACTTCCCGCTTCCGGCCACCGAGGATGCAGCGAAGAACGCCTCCTTTGTCGGCAAGTATGACGTAACATGGTACGCGGCCGAGAAAGGTCCGAACAAAGAAGGAGCCCTGAAGTGGCTTGAATTCTTCTCGGAGCCGGAAAATTACACGACATTCGTGAAGGCAGCCGGATTCATTCCGACGCAGGACAACATTCAGACGGAAAGCGACTTCATTGACAATGAACTGACTCCTTATCTCGGCGAGTTCGAATTGGCGTACGAAATCATGATGATCAACCGCCAGAATATCGGCGAGCATCTGGCTGCAGAAGGCGTTCACACGGAATTCCTGGCACCGGGCGGACCTTATAAAACGGCAAAAGAGCTGGCTGACATTCAGCAAAAAGAATGGGAAGCAGCCGCTCCGAAATAA